In the genome of Hyphomonas sp. Mor2, one region contains:
- a CDS encoding FixH family protein — translation MIDAQAAPAAGASGKELKGWHVLLIMLGFFGVMFAVNGVFLYHAITSFPGEDVKKSYVQGLNYNDTLAARAAQAELGWTAEAGLQDGELIFRLHDAAGAPLSNYTVIGELRRMATRDADQAIIYSARANGEYVADAGALAPGQWALRINVMDPAAETVLFNVTKTILVS, via the coding sequence ATGATAGACGCTCAAGCCGCCCCCGCCGCCGGTGCCTCTGGCAAAGAACTCAAAGGCTGGCATGTCCTGTTGATTATGCTTGGTTTTTTTGGCGTCATGTTCGCCGTGAATGGAGTGTTTCTCTACCATGCGATCACCAGCTTTCCGGGCGAGGATGTGAAGAAATCCTACGTTCAGGGGCTCAACTACAATGATACCTTGGCCGCCCGAGCAGCGCAGGCTGAATTGGGCTGGACAGCGGAGGCCGGCCTCCAGGATGGAGAGCTGATCTTCCGTCTGCACGATGCCGCAGGGGCCCCTTTGTCCAATTACACGGTCATCGGCGAGCTTCGCCGCATGGCCACGCGAGATGCGGATCAAGCGATCATTTATAGCGCTCGCGCAAATGGCGAGTATGTTGCCGATGCGGGCGCATTGGCGCCCGGTCAGTGGGCCCTGCGGATCAATGTGATGGATCCAGCGGCTGAAACCGTCCTGTTCAACGTCACCAAGACGATCCTCGTGTCATGA